The Manis javanica isolate MJ-LG chromosome 2, MJ_LKY, whole genome shotgun sequence genome contains a region encoding:
- the JCAD gene encoding junctional cadherin 5-associated protein isoform X3, translating into MRPVHYVQCRRPPDLSWIQTVKKYPSTTRRFYHHPVLAWSSQPQTGHSHAYWRRRGQESSGLLGLRAREDPEVRGMAQAHSLPMHTREGPWEVGGRTENVTKKAVWEEELRMSGPARWQNVSLESWNQPRKLGRQMSDGDREKLFQDLYPFMQGEQMLNSQSKGKSQSLPRVLSPESLSCMEVPISLNDGHLPGVPQMPFYPSNCAPNLEPPRNSEKGGSSIPLARPKFGRPLKPPSYGSCQQPRGGAESSDYLDSQQTDLCVSHLSRVHDSRQELCVYDSGLEPPVYVPPPSYRSPPQHVPNPYKEDAMPEQVCGGRHQQQHPVEKAGTSGQLPPGTPWPGNECGVGPRSPHGPPLQSHPTTAYDSSVLYIPFDDPRIRHIKLSHPQGFCEETVDDKPYNSGLVPAPGPAQGNTHQDGAILNPEGMTTPQPGTAGGPASADPSPQWLGGQFPSDGENGGFPDPRDHGVLRGQQPDVRGGRRGLTEAPAPSQSPQGESTCATQPKLKKFETGLQTKKSSKKKMNETIFCLVSIPVKSKSHLPDIDTNNNDLKQSADKRNGLDKKAALQEQSLLSMSSTDLELQALTGSMAGRTEFQKQVGEPGDKQTNDLRLIHLVKHPELTYSDLWPGHQCRDQQTQTSFTEEPRSAQPLPGEKLAGSRNAVLTPGLSDPPASEAQMPVAIASSDPDWRLNAHHLQGQKALSPSSNSAFSRTSSSINQASVPKAQCQPCVDGRVRGASPVPRGEVVKGETTGPCNSKQLFGQFLLKPVSRRPWDLISQLESFNKELQEEEESSESDGGSGDSEAEGPRGGPDSTPRNLGSVEGGQDMRGRGPDPTLWSGRVKSKSESWSEEQKPDHPCARAQPPGPLQAEDSRRGTLLSANGSLIIEKGNQAVEKKIKEPVVSPGPTKRMTSSRLNDTEPMSPSNSAELREPQERQGLPSVFNSVELSKASPPRAGHGEDRSTVATLFLASKPRGLSAPDLRSVGLTLVQEQSASKSHRSLGEASAVEIPPNESLQERAARILGIEVAVESLLPGVRRSGQTQHPEPEGGAGRPQSPREESLSSSAQPDGPAVSTDSFYGRRRCGWTESPLSVGERDSTRWAPPDPERCTVAGAVPSKAPSAQPQPGPQESTSLDHKDMGTRPPFRSTLFHFIEKTPSVAGSEKRLRSTSKVIESLQEKLASPPRRADPHRLMRMKEVSSVSRMRLLSSRSPDSVEEAGEPKAERVSGMQPGGLVPLNAQDPAQKAGFLLSISKGILSLEENGHLAAEREKNTYQDFWCPDSYDPSRVERV; encoded by the exons ATGAGGCCAGTGCACTATGTACAGTGTAGAAGACCTCCTGATCTCTCATGGATACAAACTGTCAAGAAATATCCCAGCACGACGCGAAG GTTTTATCATCACCCTGTGCTAGCGTGGTCCTCTCAGCCCCAGACCGGCCACAGCCACGCCTACTGGAGAAGAAGAGGACAAGAGAGCAGTGGCTTGCTGGGTCTGAGGGCCCGAGAAGACCCTGAAGTCAGAGGCATGGCCCAAGCTCACAGCCTGCCCATGCACACGAGGGAGGGTCCATGGGAAGTTGGAGGAAGGACAGAGAATGTGACAAAGAAGGCTGTTTGGGAAGAAGAGCTGAGAATGTCAGGTCCTGCCAGGTGGCAGAATGTAAGCCTGGAGAGTTGGAACCAGCCGAGGAAACTAGGCAGGCAGATGTCTGATGGTGATAGAGAGAAACTGTTCCAGGATCTGTACCCATTCATGCAAGGAGAGCAGATGTTGAATTCCCAGAGCAAAGGGAAGTCCCAGTCGCTGCCCAGAGTTCTTTCCCCTGAGAGCCTGAGTTGCATGGAAGTTCCCATTTCACTAAATGATGGACATCTACCAGGTGTTCCCCAAATGCCATTTTATCCTTCAAACTGTGCACCAAATTTGGAACCTCCAAGGAACTCTGAGAAAGGTGGCTCCTCAATCCCTCTAGCCCGGCCTAAGTTTGGGAGACCCCTCAAGCCTCCATCTTATGGCTCCTGCCAGCAGCCCAGGGGCGGGGCAGAGAGCAGTGACTACCTGGACAGTCAGCAGACAGACCTATGTGTTTCCCACTTGAGCAGAGTTCACGACTCCAGACAGGAGCTTTGTGTGTATGACTCGGGTTTGGAACCTCCAGTGTACGTGCCCCCACCGTCATACAGGTCGCCTCCCCAGCATGTCCCAAACCCTTACAAGGAGGATGCTATGCCTGAGCAGGTGTGTGGTGGGCGCCACCAGCAGCAGCATCCAGTGGAGAAGGCTGGGACCAGTGGCCAGCTTCCTCCTGGCACCCCATGGCCCGGGAATGAGTGTGGTGTGGGCCCACGCTCTCCCCATGGGCCCCCTCTACAGTCCCATCCCACCACAGCTTACGACAGCTCTGTTCTTTATATTCCCTTTGATGACCCGCGGATACGACATATTAAACTAAGCCACCCCCAGGGCTTCTGTGAAGAAACGGTTGATGATAAGCCATACAACTCTGGTCTGGTCCCTGCGCCAGGGCCAGCTCAGGGAAACACTCACCAGGATGGTGCTATTTTGAATCCAGAGGGTATGACGACACCCCAACCAGGGACTGCGGGAGgccctgcctctgcagatccCAGCCCCCAGTGGCTGGGGGGCCAGTTCCCCAGTGATGGAGAAAATGGTGGCTTTCCTGACCCAAGAGACCATGGTGTCTTGAGAGGACAGCAGCCTGATGTGAGAGGTGGCCGGCGTGGACTCACAGaggcccccgccccctcccagagCCCACAGGGTGAGAGTACCTGTGCAACTCAACCCAAGCTCAAAAAGTTTGAAACTGGGCTGCAGACCAagaaaagttcaaagaaaaaaatgaatgagaccATATTTTGTTTGGTTTCCATCCCAGTTAAATCCAAATCACATCTGCCAGATATAGATACAAACAACAATGACTTAAAACAGAGTGCTGATAAAAGGAATGGACTTGATAAGAAAGCGGCTTTGCAAGAACAGAGTCTGCTGAGCATGTCTTCTACTGACCTGGAGCTGCAAGCTCTCACAGGAAGCATGGCCGGGAGAACAGAGTTCCAAAAACAAGTGGGAGAGCCAggagacaaacaaacaaatgacctCAGACTCATTCATCTTGTGAAACACCCAGAACTCACGTATTCTGACTTGTGGCCAGGGCACCAGTGCAGAGACCAGCAAACACAGACCAGTTTCACTGAGGAACCCAGAAGTGCACAGCCCCTCCCAGGTGAGAAGCTGGCAGGGTCACGTAATGCAGTGCTGACTCCAGGACTTTCAGACCCCCCTGCCTCTGAAGCTCAGATGCCTGTGGCAATAGCTTCCAGTGACCCAGACTGGAGACTGAATGCTCATCACCTACAAGGGCAAAAAGCCCTCAGCCCATCCAGCAACAGTGCTTTCTCCAGGACTTCTTCATCTATAAACCAGGCATCTGTGCCAAAAGCCCAGTGTCAGCCCTGCGTGGATGGCCGGGTACGTGGTGCCAGCCCGGTGCCCAGGGGCGAGGTGGTGAAGGGGGAGACCACAGGCCCATGCAATAGCAAACAGCTGTTTGGTCAGTTTCTTTTGAAGCCAGTCAGCCGTCGGCCCTGGGACCTGATAAGCCAGTTAGAAAGTTTTAACAAGGAGCttcaggaagaggaggaaagCAGTGAGAGCGACGGCGGTAGCGGGGACAGTGAGGCAGAGGGGCCGCGGGGCGGCCCTGACTCCACGCCCAGGAATCTGGGCTCTGTGGAAGGTGGCCAGGACATGAGGGGGCGGGGACCAGACCCCACACTGTGGTCAGGAAGAGTTAAGAGTAAGTCCGAGAGCTGGAGTGAGGAGCAGAAGCCTGACCACCCATGCGCCCgtgcccagcccccaggccccctGCAGGCGGAAGATAGCAGAAGGGGCACATTGCTGTCAGCAAATGGGAGCTTGATTATAGAGAAGGGAAACCAGGCCGTGGAAAAGAAGATAAAGGAGCCAGTAGTCAGTCCAGGTCCTACAAAAAGAATGACGTCTTCCAGGCTAAATGACACAGAACCAATGTCCCCTTCCAATTCCGCTGAACTGAGGGAGCCCCAGGAGAGGCAGGGGCTTCCCAGTGTTTTCAATTCTGTGGAGCTGAGCAAAGCGAGCCCCCCAAGGGCTGGCCATGGGGAGGACAGGAGCACTGTGGCCACACTCTTCCTTGCTAGCAAACCCCGGGGACTCTCGGCCCCAGACTTGAGGTCTGTGGGGCTGACACTGGTGCAAGAGCAGAGTGCTAGTAAATCACACAGGTCTCTAGGTGAAGCCAGTGCAGTAGAAATCCCCCCAAACGAGTCCCTTCAAGAGAGGGCTGCGAGGATCCTGGGCATAGAGGTGGCCGTGGAGTCCCTGCTGCCAGGTGTCAGGAGATCGGGACAGACCCAGCACCCTGAACCTGAAGGAGGTGCCGGCAGGCCCCAGTCCCCAAGGGAGGAGTCACTGTCCAGCTCCGCACAGCCAGACGGCCCTGCAGTGTCCACTGATTCCTTTTATGGCAGGAGGAGGTGTGGCTGGACCGAAAGCCCTCTCTCTGTAGGGGAAAGGGATAGTACTCGCTGGGCTCCTCCAGATCCTGAGCGTTGCACTGTGGCTGGGGCCGTCCCCAGCAAGGCCCCCAGTGCCCAGCCACAGCCTGGCCCCCAGGAATCCACGTCCTTGGACCACAAGGACATGGGGACAAGACCTCCCTTCAGGTCCACTTTGTTCCATTTCATAGAAAAGACCCCAAGTGTGGCGGGCTCAGAAAAGAGGCTCAGAAGCACCTCCAAAGTGATTGAGAGTTTACAGGAGAAATTGGCCTCACCTCCAAGGAGAGCAGACCCCCACCGCTTGATGAGGATGAAGGAGGTGAGTTCAGTGTCTCGGATGAGGCTCCTGAGCTCCCGCAGCCCTGACTCCGTGGAGGAGGCTGGGGAACCTAAGGCCGAGAGGGTCTCCGGGATGCAGCCTGGAGGCCTGGTGCCTCTGAATGCCCAGGACCCAGCACAGAAGGCTGGGTTCTTACTCTCTATCTCCAAGGGCATCCTATCGCTGGAAGAAAATGGACATCTGGcagcagaaagagagaagaacACCTATCAGGACTTCTGGTGCCCAG attcCTATGACCCTAGCAGGGTGGAAAGGGTGTGA
- the JCAD gene encoding junctional cadherin 5-associated protein isoform X1, with protein sequence MYSVEDLLISHGYKLSRNIPARREGNDEGRRQARTGARVSHGLLNGCEEGPAALAPRETCGGEGHTSDPAHSRHAPRVPGEPQGAPACRTSQAGFYHHPVLAWSSQPQTGHSHAYWRRRGQESSGLLGLRAREDPEVRGMAQAHSLPMHTREGPWEVGGRTENVTKKAVWEEELRMSGPARWQNVSLESWNQPRKLGRQMSDGDREKLFQDLYPFMQGEQMLNSQSKGKSQSLPRVLSPESLSCMEVPISLNDGHLPGVPQMPFYPSNCAPNLEPPRNSEKGGSSIPLARPKFGRPLKPPSYGSCQQPRGGAESSDYLDSQQTDLCVSHLSRVHDSRQELCVYDSGLEPPVYVPPPSYRSPPQHVPNPYKEDAMPEQVCGGRHQQQHPVEKAGTSGQLPPGTPWPGNECGVGPRSPHGPPLQSHPTTAYDSSVLYIPFDDPRIRHIKLSHPQGFCEETVDDKPYNSGLVPAPGPAQGNTHQDGAILNPEGMTTPQPGTAGGPASADPSPQWLGGQFPSDGENGGFPDPRDHGVLRGQQPDVRGGRRGLTEAPAPSQSPQGESTCATQPKLKKFETGLQTKKSSKKKMNETIFCLVSIPVKSKSHLPDIDTNNNDLKQSADKRNGLDKKAALQEQSLLSMSSTDLELQALTGSMAGRTEFQKQVGEPGDKQTNDLRLIHLVKHPELTYSDLWPGHQCRDQQTQTSFTEEPRSAQPLPGEKLAGSRNAVLTPGLSDPPASEAQMPVAIASSDPDWRLNAHHLQGQKALSPSSNSAFSRTSSSINQASVPKAQCQPCVDGRVRGASPVPRGEVVKGETTGPCNSKQLFGQFLLKPVSRRPWDLISQLESFNKELQEEEESSESDGGSGDSEAEGPRGGPDSTPRNLGSVEGGQDMRGRGPDPTLWSGRVKSKSESWSEEQKPDHPCARAQPPGPLQAEDSRRGTLLSANGSLIIEKGNQAVEKKIKEPVVSPGPTKRMTSSRLNDTEPMSPSNSAELREPQERQGLPSVFNSVELSKASPPRAGHGEDRSTVATLFLASKPRGLSAPDLRSVGLTLVQEQSASKSHRSLGEASAVEIPPNESLQERAARILGIEVAVESLLPGVRRSGQTQHPEPEGGAGRPQSPREESLSSSAQPDGPAVSTDSFYGRRRCGWTESPLSVGERDSTRWAPPDPERCTVAGAVPSKAPSAQPQPGPQESTSLDHKDMGTRPPFRSTLFHFIEKTPSVAGSEKRLRSTSKVIESLQEKLASPPRRADPHRLMRMKEVSSVSRMRLLSSRSPDSVEEAGEPKAERVSGMQPGGLVPLNAQDPAQKAGFLLSISKGILSLEENGHLAAEREKNTYQDFWCPDSYDPSRVERV encoded by the exons ATGTACAGTGTAGAAGACCTCCTGATCTCTCATGGATACAAACTGTCAAGAAATATCCCAGCACGACGCGAAGGTAATGATGAGGGGCGCCGGCAAGCGAGGACAGGAGCAAGGGTCAGCCATGGCCTGCTGAATGGGTGTGAGGAGGGCCCTGCAGCCTTGGCCCCCAGAGAGACGTGTGGAGGCGAAGGGCATACGAGCGACCCAGCACACAGCCGCCATGCACCCAGAGTCCCTGGGGAGCCTCAGGGTGCTCCAGCTTGCAGGACTTCCCAGGCAGG GTTTTATCATCACCCTGTGCTAGCGTGGTCCTCTCAGCCCCAGACCGGCCACAGCCACGCCTACTGGAGAAGAAGAGGACAAGAGAGCAGTGGCTTGCTGGGTCTGAGGGCCCGAGAAGACCCTGAAGTCAGAGGCATGGCCCAAGCTCACAGCCTGCCCATGCACACGAGGGAGGGTCCATGGGAAGTTGGAGGAAGGACAGAGAATGTGACAAAGAAGGCTGTTTGGGAAGAAGAGCTGAGAATGTCAGGTCCTGCCAGGTGGCAGAATGTAAGCCTGGAGAGTTGGAACCAGCCGAGGAAACTAGGCAGGCAGATGTCTGATGGTGATAGAGAGAAACTGTTCCAGGATCTGTACCCATTCATGCAAGGAGAGCAGATGTTGAATTCCCAGAGCAAAGGGAAGTCCCAGTCGCTGCCCAGAGTTCTTTCCCCTGAGAGCCTGAGTTGCATGGAAGTTCCCATTTCACTAAATGATGGACATCTACCAGGTGTTCCCCAAATGCCATTTTATCCTTCAAACTGTGCACCAAATTTGGAACCTCCAAGGAACTCTGAGAAAGGTGGCTCCTCAATCCCTCTAGCCCGGCCTAAGTTTGGGAGACCCCTCAAGCCTCCATCTTATGGCTCCTGCCAGCAGCCCAGGGGCGGGGCAGAGAGCAGTGACTACCTGGACAGTCAGCAGACAGACCTATGTGTTTCCCACTTGAGCAGAGTTCACGACTCCAGACAGGAGCTTTGTGTGTATGACTCGGGTTTGGAACCTCCAGTGTACGTGCCCCCACCGTCATACAGGTCGCCTCCCCAGCATGTCCCAAACCCTTACAAGGAGGATGCTATGCCTGAGCAGGTGTGTGGTGGGCGCCACCAGCAGCAGCATCCAGTGGAGAAGGCTGGGACCAGTGGCCAGCTTCCTCCTGGCACCCCATGGCCCGGGAATGAGTGTGGTGTGGGCCCACGCTCTCCCCATGGGCCCCCTCTACAGTCCCATCCCACCACAGCTTACGACAGCTCTGTTCTTTATATTCCCTTTGATGACCCGCGGATACGACATATTAAACTAAGCCACCCCCAGGGCTTCTGTGAAGAAACGGTTGATGATAAGCCATACAACTCTGGTCTGGTCCCTGCGCCAGGGCCAGCTCAGGGAAACACTCACCAGGATGGTGCTATTTTGAATCCAGAGGGTATGACGACACCCCAACCAGGGACTGCGGGAGgccctgcctctgcagatccCAGCCCCCAGTGGCTGGGGGGCCAGTTCCCCAGTGATGGAGAAAATGGTGGCTTTCCTGACCCAAGAGACCATGGTGTCTTGAGAGGACAGCAGCCTGATGTGAGAGGTGGCCGGCGTGGACTCACAGaggcccccgccccctcccagagCCCACAGGGTGAGAGTACCTGTGCAACTCAACCCAAGCTCAAAAAGTTTGAAACTGGGCTGCAGACCAagaaaagttcaaagaaaaaaatgaatgagaccATATTTTGTTTGGTTTCCATCCCAGTTAAATCCAAATCACATCTGCCAGATATAGATACAAACAACAATGACTTAAAACAGAGTGCTGATAAAAGGAATGGACTTGATAAGAAAGCGGCTTTGCAAGAACAGAGTCTGCTGAGCATGTCTTCTACTGACCTGGAGCTGCAAGCTCTCACAGGAAGCATGGCCGGGAGAACAGAGTTCCAAAAACAAGTGGGAGAGCCAggagacaaacaaacaaatgacctCAGACTCATTCATCTTGTGAAACACCCAGAACTCACGTATTCTGACTTGTGGCCAGGGCACCAGTGCAGAGACCAGCAAACACAGACCAGTTTCACTGAGGAACCCAGAAGTGCACAGCCCCTCCCAGGTGAGAAGCTGGCAGGGTCACGTAATGCAGTGCTGACTCCAGGACTTTCAGACCCCCCTGCCTCTGAAGCTCAGATGCCTGTGGCAATAGCTTCCAGTGACCCAGACTGGAGACTGAATGCTCATCACCTACAAGGGCAAAAAGCCCTCAGCCCATCCAGCAACAGTGCTTTCTCCAGGACTTCTTCATCTATAAACCAGGCATCTGTGCCAAAAGCCCAGTGTCAGCCCTGCGTGGATGGCCGGGTACGTGGTGCCAGCCCGGTGCCCAGGGGCGAGGTGGTGAAGGGGGAGACCACAGGCCCATGCAATAGCAAACAGCTGTTTGGTCAGTTTCTTTTGAAGCCAGTCAGCCGTCGGCCCTGGGACCTGATAAGCCAGTTAGAAAGTTTTAACAAGGAGCttcaggaagaggaggaaagCAGTGAGAGCGACGGCGGTAGCGGGGACAGTGAGGCAGAGGGGCCGCGGGGCGGCCCTGACTCCACGCCCAGGAATCTGGGCTCTGTGGAAGGTGGCCAGGACATGAGGGGGCGGGGACCAGACCCCACACTGTGGTCAGGAAGAGTTAAGAGTAAGTCCGAGAGCTGGAGTGAGGAGCAGAAGCCTGACCACCCATGCGCCCgtgcccagcccccaggccccctGCAGGCGGAAGATAGCAGAAGGGGCACATTGCTGTCAGCAAATGGGAGCTTGATTATAGAGAAGGGAAACCAGGCCGTGGAAAAGAAGATAAAGGAGCCAGTAGTCAGTCCAGGTCCTACAAAAAGAATGACGTCTTCCAGGCTAAATGACACAGAACCAATGTCCCCTTCCAATTCCGCTGAACTGAGGGAGCCCCAGGAGAGGCAGGGGCTTCCCAGTGTTTTCAATTCTGTGGAGCTGAGCAAAGCGAGCCCCCCAAGGGCTGGCCATGGGGAGGACAGGAGCACTGTGGCCACACTCTTCCTTGCTAGCAAACCCCGGGGACTCTCGGCCCCAGACTTGAGGTCTGTGGGGCTGACACTGGTGCAAGAGCAGAGTGCTAGTAAATCACACAGGTCTCTAGGTGAAGCCAGTGCAGTAGAAATCCCCCCAAACGAGTCCCTTCAAGAGAGGGCTGCGAGGATCCTGGGCATAGAGGTGGCCGTGGAGTCCCTGCTGCCAGGTGTCAGGAGATCGGGACAGACCCAGCACCCTGAACCTGAAGGAGGTGCCGGCAGGCCCCAGTCCCCAAGGGAGGAGTCACTGTCCAGCTCCGCACAGCCAGACGGCCCTGCAGTGTCCACTGATTCCTTTTATGGCAGGAGGAGGTGTGGCTGGACCGAAAGCCCTCTCTCTGTAGGGGAAAGGGATAGTACTCGCTGGGCTCCTCCAGATCCTGAGCGTTGCACTGTGGCTGGGGCCGTCCCCAGCAAGGCCCCCAGTGCCCAGCCACAGCCTGGCCCCCAGGAATCCACGTCCTTGGACCACAAGGACATGGGGACAAGACCTCCCTTCAGGTCCACTTTGTTCCATTTCATAGAAAAGACCCCAAGTGTGGCGGGCTCAGAAAAGAGGCTCAGAAGCACCTCCAAAGTGATTGAGAGTTTACAGGAGAAATTGGCCTCACCTCCAAGGAGAGCAGACCCCCACCGCTTGATGAGGATGAAGGAGGTGAGTTCAGTGTCTCGGATGAGGCTCCTGAGCTCCCGCAGCCCTGACTCCGTGGAGGAGGCTGGGGAACCTAAGGCCGAGAGGGTCTCCGGGATGCAGCCTGGAGGCCTGGTGCCTCTGAATGCCCAGGACCCAGCACAGAAGGCTGGGTTCTTACTCTCTATCTCCAAGGGCATCCTATCGCTGGAAGAAAATGGACATCTGGcagcagaaagagagaagaacACCTATCAGGACTTCTGGTGCCCAG attcCTATGACCCTAGCAGGGTGGAAAGGGTGTGA